The proteins below come from a single Mya arenaria isolate MELC-2E11 chromosome 8, ASM2691426v1 genomic window:
- the LOC128242868 gene encoding serine/threonine-protein phosphatase 4 regulatory subunit 1-like isoform X2: MADIDLYQQDSDDGAEDGYGLDDGLDCDEPFGADDNLSPLQKLEKYMESDNVYTRQMVAKGLLDTLRAVGDSEEQTTAVLTAMVKLSEDSDPIVRSELMEQIPHIAVYCHDNEDIFQNAISVYILPMVVRYLDDANNQVRKTSQAALLVLLEQELITRDHIEEQVVSVILELAGVDSLDEYRTEAVALMSKMAPLLGKDMTERVFLDRFCEMCCDPLFHVRKVCAANFGDFCSVVSQHSTEKKLLPKFFYLCEDGVWGVRKACAECFMTVSCTCSSDVRKAELAHLFVSLLCDQSRWVRMAAFQQLGPFISTFADSDSTGMYVEEDGTLVFKPTEKMLNRGNEDEETVVSEIIDCDTKTLPDLIPATVSEGNQSSCDITANLSAVDNDSTSENNAEDQSGESGPLTSFMDISEEQGSNQSETGMVQRDDNQSTEEKRAEFYFNNEPKETVKEDEPNEDKSISGTDDSAQNNSNCNNDNHQKDINVDVEESSTDVVKTSPEQSESNENNVERTLETQNVNIQVDSTSDFDSFNYWRTPIPAVELGLDILQESSTDEELQARRYFADDNEQHADLCAALSNTLDDLSVCDNQATSVIEHSSPESNEIDLSNIAPIMPEGGMETTMPVIDGVIQDFNIGHIDSNLLLSLLPLADLGCGEHTFTYMDSDFSAMSPSSLRDVLLDDATLAQQQNIVPQSLLENYLGMIDPSRAQTVDTEITKYCAYNLPAVAYTLGRENWHCIKNLYETLAADMQWKVRRTLAFSIHELALILGEEITHRDLVPVFDGFLKDLDEVRIGILRHLADFLRLLRRDVRRQYLIKIQDFMNVDNNRNWRFRQEVAEQLVLISELYSASEISDHLLPMALSLAEDRVAEVRIDAYHLVSVMIKRMRMEGDERLVQYLINQLIGRFAHNHKWARRQIFTQLCLGMVREESLTPEQFAQELLPHLLHMVNDQVPNVRITLAKTMYAYMANEKFSQYEEHPCGQELEEGVSKLQTDQDRDVRFYCSPEAYMETPAYSDDGNSLCDYQLSGL, from the exons ATGGCGG ATATAGACCTATATCAACAAGATAGCGACGATGGCGCAGAAGACG GGTACGGCCTTGACGACGGACTTGATTGTGATGAGCCGTTTGGTGCGGACGATAATTTATCACCATTGCAAAAGCTAGAAAAGTACATGGAAAGCGATAATGTTTATACAAG ACAAATGGTGGCGAAGGGATTGTTGGACACGCTCCGGGCAGTTGGGGATTCAGAGGAGCAGACAACAGCAGTGCTCACAGCGATGGTCAAACTTTCTGAGGATTCAG aTCCAATAGTTCGGTCAGAGCTGATGGAACAAATACCACACATAGCTGTTTATTGTCACGACAATGaagacatttttcaaaatgccATCTCTGTGTATATTTTGCCAATGGTTGTGCGCTATCTAGATGATGCCAATAACCAG GTTCGTAAAACTAGCCAGGCAGCCTTGTTGGTCTTGCTGGAACAAGAATTAATCACCAGAG ATCATATAGAGGAACAAGTGGTTAGTGTGATTCTAGAGTTGGCTGGAGTGGACAGTCTCGATGAGTATCGGACAGAGGCAGTAGCT TTGATGAGCAAGATGGCTCCCTTGCTGGGCAAGGATATGACAGAGCGGGTTTTCCTGGACAGGTTCTGTGAAATGTGCTGTGATCCGCTGTTTCATGTTCGAAAG GTCTGCGCAGCTAATTTTGGAGACTTCTGTTCTGTAGTCAGTCAGCATAGTACAGAAAAGAAATTG TTGCCAAAGTTCTTCTACTTGTGTGAAGATGGTGTGTGGGGTGTGAGGAAAGCATGTGCGGAATGTTTCATGACTGTCTCGTGTACATGTTCATCTGATGTGCGGAAAGCGGAACTGGCACATCTTTTTGTTAGTCTTCTCTGTGATCAGTCCAGATGG gTACGAATGGCTGCGTTTCAGCAGCTGGGGCCTTTCATTTCGACATTTGCTGACTCAGATAGCACTGGAATGTATGTTGAAGAAGATGGAACATTAGTTTTCAAACCAACTGAGAAAATGTTAAACAG AGGAAATGAGGATGAGGAAACTGTGGTCTCTGAGATTATAGACTGTGATACCAAAACCCTGCCTGATCTCATTCCTGCCACAGTGTCAGAGGGGAACCAGTCCAGCTGTGATATCACTGCTAACCTCTCTGCGGTCGACAATGACAGCACATCAGAGAACAACGCTGAAGACCAATCTGGTGAAAGTGGTCCACTAACTAGTTTTATGGACATATCTGAGGAACAAGGCAGTAACCAGTCCGAGACTGGAATGGTCCAGCGAGACGATAACCAGTCAACGGAAGAGAAAAGAGCcgagttttattttaataatgaaccTAAAGAAACAGTTAAAGAAGATGAACCAAATGAAGACAAAAGTATATCTGGTACAGATGACAGTGCTCAAAATAATTCTAACTGTAATAATGATAATCACCAAAAAGATATTAATGTTGATGTAGAAGAATCATCAACTGATGTAGTTAAAACGAGTCCAGAACAATCAGaaagtaatgaaaataatgttgaaagAACATTAGAAactcaaaatgtaaatatacaggTTGACAGTACTAGTGACTTTGATTCCTTTAATTACTGGCGTACACCAATACCTGCTGTAGAATTAGGCTTAGATATACTTCAAGAATCCAGTACAGATGAAGAGCTGCAAGCTCGGAGATATTTCGCTGATGACAATGAACAACATGCTGACTTGTGTGCGGCGCTGTCAAATACCCTGGATGACTTAAGTGTCTGTGATAACCAAGCCACATCTGTGATTGAACATTCCTCCCCGGAATCAAATGAGATTGATCTGTCCAATATAGCTCCGATTATGCCCGAAGGAGGGATGGAAACAACCATGCCAGTGATTGATGGAGTCATACAAG ATTTTAACATTGGCCATATAGACAGTAATCTCCTGCTGTCCCTATTGCCTCTTGCAGATTTGGGCTGTGGGGAACACACCTTCACGTACATGGACAGTGATTTTTCCGCCATGTCCCCATCTAGTCTCAGGGATGTTCTGCTCGATGATGCTACTTTAGCGCAGCAACAG AACATAGTGCCGCAGAGTCTGTTGGAGAACTACCTGGGTATGATTGACCCATCCCGTGCACAGACAGTGGACACAGAAATCACCAAGTACTGTGCATACAACTTGCCAGCAGTTGCATACACACTCGGACGGGAGAACTGGCACTGCATTAAGAACTTGTACGAGACATTGGCTGCAGATATGCAg tgGAAAGTGCGCCGAACGCTGGCATTCTCTATCCATGAGCTGGCCCTGATTCTTGGCGAGGAGATCACACATCGAGATCTGGTTCCTGTGTTTGACGGCTTCCTCAAAGACCTGGATGAAGTACGGATAGGAATCCTGCGACATCTGGCCGATTTTCTACGG CTCTTGCGGCGTGATGTACGGAGACAGTACCTGATCAAGATTCAGGATTTTATGAACGTGGACAACAATAGGAACTGGCGCTTTAGGCAGGAGGTGGCTGA ACAGCTTGTGTTAATATCAGAGCTATATTCAGCTTCTGAGATTAGCGACCACTTGTTACCCATGGCCTTGTCACTGGCAGAGGACAGAGTAGCTGAGGTTCGCATAGACGCCTACCACCTG GTTAGTGTGATGATCAAGCGTATGCGTATGGAAGGGGACGAAAGACTTGTGCAGTACCTCATCAACCAGCTCATTGGCCGCTTTGCCCACAACCACAAGTGGGCTCGCAGGCAAAT ATTCACTCAGCTGTGTTTGGGTATGGTTCGGGAAGAGTCATTGACACCGGAGCAGTTCGCCCAAGAGTTGCTTCCCCATCTTCTTCACATGGTGAATGATCAAGTGCCAAATGTCCGCATTACCCTTGCCAAAACCATGTACGCCTACATGGCCAATGAAA AGTTCAGTCAGTATGAAGAGCATCCATGTGGCCAGGAGCTTGAAGAGGGAGTGTCCAAGCTTCAGACTGACCAAGACCGAGATGTCCGCTTTTACTGCTCACCAGAGGCTTACATGGAAACACCTGCGTATTCCGATGATGGTAACAGCCTCTGTGATTATCAG cttTCTGGATTGTAA
- the LOC128242868 gene encoding serine/threonine-protein phosphatase 4 regulatory subunit 1-like isoform X4: MADIDLYQQDSDDGAEDGYGLDDGLDCDEPFGADDNLSPLQKLEKYMESDNVYTRQMVAKGLLDTLRAVGDSEEQTTAVLTAMVKLSEDSDPIVRSELMEQIPHIAVYCHDNEDIFQNAISVYILPMVVRYLDDANNQVRKTSQAALLVLLEQELITRDHIEEQVVSVILELAGVDSLDEYRTEAVALMSKMAPLLGKDMTERVFLDRFCEMCCDPLFHVRKVCAANFGDFCSVVSQHSTEKKLLPKFFYLCEDGVWGVRKACAECFMTVSCTCSSDVRKAELAHLFVSLLCDQSRWVRMAAFQQLGPFISTFADSDSTGIGNEDEETVVSEIIDCDTKTLPDLIPATVSEGNQSSCDITANLSAVDNDSTSENNAEDQSGESGPLTSFMDISEEQGSNQSETGMVQRDDNQSTEEKRAEFYFNNEPKETVKEDEPNEDKSISGTDDSAQNNSNCNNDNHQKDINVDVEESSTDVVKTSPEQSESNENNVERTLETQNVNIQVDSTSDFDSFNYWRTPIPAVELGLDILQESSTDEELQARRYFADDNEQHADLCAALSNTLDDLSVCDNQATSVIEHSSPESNEIDLSNIAPIMPEGGMETTMPVIDGVIQDFNIGHIDSNLLLSLLPLADLGCGEHTFTYMDSDFSAMSPSSLRDVLLDDATLAQQQNIVPQSLLENYLGMIDPSRAQTVDTEITKYCAYNLPAVAYTLGRENWHCIKNLYETLAADMQWKVRRTLAFSIHELALILGEEITHRDLVPVFDGFLKDLDEVRIGILRHLADFLRLLRRDVRRQYLIKIQDFMNVDNNRNWRFRQEVAEQLVLISELYSASEISDHLLPMALSLAEDRVAEVRIDAYHLVSVMIKRMRMEGDERLVQYLINQLIGRFAHNHKWARRQIFTQLCLGMVREESLTPEQFAQELLPHLLHMVNDQVPNVRITLAKTMYAYMANEKFSQYEEHPCGQELEEGVSKLQTDQDRDVRFYCSPEAYMETPAYSDDGNSLCDYQVWLSGL; the protein is encoded by the exons ATGGCGG ATATAGACCTATATCAACAAGATAGCGACGATGGCGCAGAAGACG GGTACGGCCTTGACGACGGACTTGATTGTGATGAGCCGTTTGGTGCGGACGATAATTTATCACCATTGCAAAAGCTAGAAAAGTACATGGAAAGCGATAATGTTTATACAAG ACAAATGGTGGCGAAGGGATTGTTGGACACGCTCCGGGCAGTTGGGGATTCAGAGGAGCAGACAACAGCAGTGCTCACAGCGATGGTCAAACTTTCTGAGGATTCAG aTCCAATAGTTCGGTCAGAGCTGATGGAACAAATACCACACATAGCTGTTTATTGTCACGACAATGaagacatttttcaaaatgccATCTCTGTGTATATTTTGCCAATGGTTGTGCGCTATCTAGATGATGCCAATAACCAG GTTCGTAAAACTAGCCAGGCAGCCTTGTTGGTCTTGCTGGAACAAGAATTAATCACCAGAG ATCATATAGAGGAACAAGTGGTTAGTGTGATTCTAGAGTTGGCTGGAGTGGACAGTCTCGATGAGTATCGGACAGAGGCAGTAGCT TTGATGAGCAAGATGGCTCCCTTGCTGGGCAAGGATATGACAGAGCGGGTTTTCCTGGACAGGTTCTGTGAAATGTGCTGTGATCCGCTGTTTCATGTTCGAAAG GTCTGCGCAGCTAATTTTGGAGACTTCTGTTCTGTAGTCAGTCAGCATAGTACAGAAAAGAAATTG TTGCCAAAGTTCTTCTACTTGTGTGAAGATGGTGTGTGGGGTGTGAGGAAAGCATGTGCGGAATGTTTCATGACTGTCTCGTGTACATGTTCATCTGATGTGCGGAAAGCGGAACTGGCACATCTTTTTGTTAGTCTTCTCTGTGATCAGTCCAGATGG gTACGAATGGCTGCGTTTCAGCAGCTGGGGCCTTTCATTTCGACATTTGCTGACTCAGATAGCACTGGAAT AGGAAATGAGGATGAGGAAACTGTGGTCTCTGAGATTATAGACTGTGATACCAAAACCCTGCCTGATCTCATTCCTGCCACAGTGTCAGAGGGGAACCAGTCCAGCTGTGATATCACTGCTAACCTCTCTGCGGTCGACAATGACAGCACATCAGAGAACAACGCTGAAGACCAATCTGGTGAAAGTGGTCCACTAACTAGTTTTATGGACATATCTGAGGAACAAGGCAGTAACCAGTCCGAGACTGGAATGGTCCAGCGAGACGATAACCAGTCAACGGAAGAGAAAAGAGCcgagttttattttaataatgaaccTAAAGAAACAGTTAAAGAAGATGAACCAAATGAAGACAAAAGTATATCTGGTACAGATGACAGTGCTCAAAATAATTCTAACTGTAATAATGATAATCACCAAAAAGATATTAATGTTGATGTAGAAGAATCATCAACTGATGTAGTTAAAACGAGTCCAGAACAATCAGaaagtaatgaaaataatgttgaaagAACATTAGAAactcaaaatgtaaatatacaggTTGACAGTACTAGTGACTTTGATTCCTTTAATTACTGGCGTACACCAATACCTGCTGTAGAATTAGGCTTAGATATACTTCAAGAATCCAGTACAGATGAAGAGCTGCAAGCTCGGAGATATTTCGCTGATGACAATGAACAACATGCTGACTTGTGTGCGGCGCTGTCAAATACCCTGGATGACTTAAGTGTCTGTGATAACCAAGCCACATCTGTGATTGAACATTCCTCCCCGGAATCAAATGAGATTGATCTGTCCAATATAGCTCCGATTATGCCCGAAGGAGGGATGGAAACAACCATGCCAGTGATTGATGGAGTCATACAAG ATTTTAACATTGGCCATATAGACAGTAATCTCCTGCTGTCCCTATTGCCTCTTGCAGATTTGGGCTGTGGGGAACACACCTTCACGTACATGGACAGTGATTTTTCCGCCATGTCCCCATCTAGTCTCAGGGATGTTCTGCTCGATGATGCTACTTTAGCGCAGCAACAG AACATAGTGCCGCAGAGTCTGTTGGAGAACTACCTGGGTATGATTGACCCATCCCGTGCACAGACAGTGGACACAGAAATCACCAAGTACTGTGCATACAACTTGCCAGCAGTTGCATACACACTCGGACGGGAGAACTGGCACTGCATTAAGAACTTGTACGAGACATTGGCTGCAGATATGCAg tgGAAAGTGCGCCGAACGCTGGCATTCTCTATCCATGAGCTGGCCCTGATTCTTGGCGAGGAGATCACACATCGAGATCTGGTTCCTGTGTTTGACGGCTTCCTCAAAGACCTGGATGAAGTACGGATAGGAATCCTGCGACATCTGGCCGATTTTCTACGG CTCTTGCGGCGTGATGTACGGAGACAGTACCTGATCAAGATTCAGGATTTTATGAACGTGGACAACAATAGGAACTGGCGCTTTAGGCAGGAGGTGGCTGA ACAGCTTGTGTTAATATCAGAGCTATATTCAGCTTCTGAGATTAGCGACCACTTGTTACCCATGGCCTTGTCACTGGCAGAGGACAGAGTAGCTGAGGTTCGCATAGACGCCTACCACCTG GTTAGTGTGATGATCAAGCGTATGCGTATGGAAGGGGACGAAAGACTTGTGCAGTACCTCATCAACCAGCTCATTGGCCGCTTTGCCCACAACCACAAGTGGGCTCGCAGGCAAAT ATTCACTCAGCTGTGTTTGGGTATGGTTCGGGAAGAGTCATTGACACCGGAGCAGTTCGCCCAAGAGTTGCTTCCCCATCTTCTTCACATGGTGAATGATCAAGTGCCAAATGTCCGCATTACCCTTGCCAAAACCATGTACGCCTACATGGCCAATGAAA AGTTCAGTCAGTATGAAGAGCATCCATGTGGCCAGGAGCTTGAAGAGGGAGTGTCCAAGCTTCAGACTGACCAAGACCGAGATGTCCGCTTTTACTGCTCACCAGAGGCTTACATGGAAACACCTGCGTATTCCGATGATGGTAACAGCCTCTGTGATTATCAGGTATGG cttTCTGGATTGTAA
- the LOC128242868 gene encoding serine/threonine-protein phosphatase 4 regulatory subunit 1-like isoform X3: protein MADIDLYQQDSDDGAEDGYGLDDGLDCDEPFGADDNLSPLQKLEKYMESDNVYTRQMVAKGLLDTLRAVGDSEEQTTAVLTAMVKLSEDSDPIVRSELMEQIPHIAVYCHDNEDIFQNAISVYILPMVVRYLDDANNQVRKTSQAALLVLLEQELITRDHIEEQVVSVILELAGVDSLDEYRTEAVALMSKMAPLLGKDMTERVFLDRFCEMCCDPLFHVRKVCAANFGDFCSVVSQHSTEKKLLPKFFYLCEDGVWGVRKACAECFMTVSCTCSSDVRKAELAHLFVSLLCDQSRWVRMAAFQQLGPFISTFADSDSTGMYVEEDGTLVFKPTEKMLNRGNEDEETVVSEIIDCDTKTLPDLIPATVSEGNQSSCDITANLSAVDNDSTSENNAEDQSGESGPLTSFMDISEEQGSNQSETGMVQRDDNQSTEEKRAEFYFNNEPKETVKEDEPNEDKSISGTDDSAQNNSNCNNDNHQKDINVDVEESSTDVVKTSPEQSESNENNVERTLETQNVNIQVDSTSDFDSFNYWRTPIPAVELGLDILQESSTDEELQARRYFADDNEQHADLCAALSNTLDDLSVCDNQATSVIEHSSPESNEIDLSNIAPIMPEGGMETTMPVIDGVIQDLGCGEHTFTYMDSDFSAMSPSSLRDVLLDDATLAQQQNIVPQSLLENYLGMIDPSRAQTVDTEITKYCAYNLPAVAYTLGRENWHCIKNLYETLAADMQWKVRRTLAFSIHELALILGEEITHRDLVPVFDGFLKDLDEVRIGILRHLADFLRLLRRDVRRQYLIKIQDFMNVDNNRNWRFRQEVAEQLVLISELYSASEISDHLLPMALSLAEDRVAEVRIDAYHLVSVMIKRMRMEGDERLVQYLINQLIGRFAHNHKWARRQIFTQLCLGMVREESLTPEQFAQELLPHLLHMVNDQVPNVRITLAKTMYAYMANEKFSQYEEHPCGQELEEGVSKLQTDQDRDVRFYCSPEAYMETPAYSDDGNSLCDYQVWLSGL from the exons ATGGCGG ATATAGACCTATATCAACAAGATAGCGACGATGGCGCAGAAGACG GGTACGGCCTTGACGACGGACTTGATTGTGATGAGCCGTTTGGTGCGGACGATAATTTATCACCATTGCAAAAGCTAGAAAAGTACATGGAAAGCGATAATGTTTATACAAG ACAAATGGTGGCGAAGGGATTGTTGGACACGCTCCGGGCAGTTGGGGATTCAGAGGAGCAGACAACAGCAGTGCTCACAGCGATGGTCAAACTTTCTGAGGATTCAG aTCCAATAGTTCGGTCAGAGCTGATGGAACAAATACCACACATAGCTGTTTATTGTCACGACAATGaagacatttttcaaaatgccATCTCTGTGTATATTTTGCCAATGGTTGTGCGCTATCTAGATGATGCCAATAACCAG GTTCGTAAAACTAGCCAGGCAGCCTTGTTGGTCTTGCTGGAACAAGAATTAATCACCAGAG ATCATATAGAGGAACAAGTGGTTAGTGTGATTCTAGAGTTGGCTGGAGTGGACAGTCTCGATGAGTATCGGACAGAGGCAGTAGCT TTGATGAGCAAGATGGCTCCCTTGCTGGGCAAGGATATGACAGAGCGGGTTTTCCTGGACAGGTTCTGTGAAATGTGCTGTGATCCGCTGTTTCATGTTCGAAAG GTCTGCGCAGCTAATTTTGGAGACTTCTGTTCTGTAGTCAGTCAGCATAGTACAGAAAAGAAATTG TTGCCAAAGTTCTTCTACTTGTGTGAAGATGGTGTGTGGGGTGTGAGGAAAGCATGTGCGGAATGTTTCATGACTGTCTCGTGTACATGTTCATCTGATGTGCGGAAAGCGGAACTGGCACATCTTTTTGTTAGTCTTCTCTGTGATCAGTCCAGATGG gTACGAATGGCTGCGTTTCAGCAGCTGGGGCCTTTCATTTCGACATTTGCTGACTCAGATAGCACTGGAATGTATGTTGAAGAAGATGGAACATTAGTTTTCAAACCAACTGAGAAAATGTTAAACAG AGGAAATGAGGATGAGGAAACTGTGGTCTCTGAGATTATAGACTGTGATACCAAAACCCTGCCTGATCTCATTCCTGCCACAGTGTCAGAGGGGAACCAGTCCAGCTGTGATATCACTGCTAACCTCTCTGCGGTCGACAATGACAGCACATCAGAGAACAACGCTGAAGACCAATCTGGTGAAAGTGGTCCACTAACTAGTTTTATGGACATATCTGAGGAACAAGGCAGTAACCAGTCCGAGACTGGAATGGTCCAGCGAGACGATAACCAGTCAACGGAAGAGAAAAGAGCcgagttttattttaataatgaaccTAAAGAAACAGTTAAAGAAGATGAACCAAATGAAGACAAAAGTATATCTGGTACAGATGACAGTGCTCAAAATAATTCTAACTGTAATAATGATAATCACCAAAAAGATATTAATGTTGATGTAGAAGAATCATCAACTGATGTAGTTAAAACGAGTCCAGAACAATCAGaaagtaatgaaaataatgttgaaagAACATTAGAAactcaaaatgtaaatatacaggTTGACAGTACTAGTGACTTTGATTCCTTTAATTACTGGCGTACACCAATACCTGCTGTAGAATTAGGCTTAGATATACTTCAAGAATCCAGTACAGATGAAGAGCTGCAAGCTCGGAGATATTTCGCTGATGACAATGAACAACATGCTGACTTGTGTGCGGCGCTGTCAAATACCCTGGATGACTTAAGTGTCTGTGATAACCAAGCCACATCTGTGATTGAACATTCCTCCCCGGAATCAAATGAGATTGATCTGTCCAATATAGCTCCGATTATGCCCGAAGGAGGGATGGAAACAACCATGCCAGTGATTGATGGAGTCATACAAG ATTTGGGCTGTGGGGAACACACCTTCACGTACATGGACAGTGATTTTTCCGCCATGTCCCCATCTAGTCTCAGGGATGTTCTGCTCGATGATGCTACTTTAGCGCAGCAACAG AACATAGTGCCGCAGAGTCTGTTGGAGAACTACCTGGGTATGATTGACCCATCCCGTGCACAGACAGTGGACACAGAAATCACCAAGTACTGTGCATACAACTTGCCAGCAGTTGCATACACACTCGGACGGGAGAACTGGCACTGCATTAAGAACTTGTACGAGACATTGGCTGCAGATATGCAg tgGAAAGTGCGCCGAACGCTGGCATTCTCTATCCATGAGCTGGCCCTGATTCTTGGCGAGGAGATCACACATCGAGATCTGGTTCCTGTGTTTGACGGCTTCCTCAAAGACCTGGATGAAGTACGGATAGGAATCCTGCGACATCTGGCCGATTTTCTACGG CTCTTGCGGCGTGATGTACGGAGACAGTACCTGATCAAGATTCAGGATTTTATGAACGTGGACAACAATAGGAACTGGCGCTTTAGGCAGGAGGTGGCTGA ACAGCTTGTGTTAATATCAGAGCTATATTCAGCTTCTGAGATTAGCGACCACTTGTTACCCATGGCCTTGTCACTGGCAGAGGACAGAGTAGCTGAGGTTCGCATAGACGCCTACCACCTG GTTAGTGTGATGATCAAGCGTATGCGTATGGAAGGGGACGAAAGACTTGTGCAGTACCTCATCAACCAGCTCATTGGCCGCTTTGCCCACAACCACAAGTGGGCTCGCAGGCAAAT ATTCACTCAGCTGTGTTTGGGTATGGTTCGGGAAGAGTCATTGACACCGGAGCAGTTCGCCCAAGAGTTGCTTCCCCATCTTCTTCACATGGTGAATGATCAAGTGCCAAATGTCCGCATTACCCTTGCCAAAACCATGTACGCCTACATGGCCAATGAAA AGTTCAGTCAGTATGAAGAGCATCCATGTGGCCAGGAGCTTGAAGAGGGAGTGTCCAAGCTTCAGACTGACCAAGACCGAGATGTCCGCTTTTACTGCTCACCAGAGGCTTACATGGAAACACCTGCGTATTCCGATGATGGTAACAGCCTCTGTGATTATCAGGTATGG cttTCTGGATTGTAA